A genome region from Hymenobacter tibetensis includes the following:
- a CDS encoding adenylate/guanylate cyclase domain-containing protein: MSTASVTAAQRARVWAAQRHVFQIVGSIGVVFVGVLEAMALLLWVPRHALLLLALVGFPIGLILGVLEAVVFPALVQRFKLRTATLLQGVGHLLLLSVLYCAFVWVAHLLDLPQLWIPPTGKTPGPVQNMLRVFMIYLFAGFVTTLVRQLLLRMDRRRLMQLLAGHYQQPVTEDRIFLFVDLKGSTRLAETLGNDQYSRLVRDFFSDVSVAIEATRGEVYQYVGDEVVVTWPSKLGLAHANCLHCFFEMQHRIEERRRHYLRKYGVVPEFKAGAHGGRVTTVLVGTVHRELVHHGDVLNTTARIQAQCNALGSKFLVSASLYQQIGPHPEYRFTVLGSHELRGKAGATELVDVQEQARFQPIHAEIQESSWPAGN; this comes from the coding sequence ATGTCTACTGCTAGTGTTACTGCCGCCCAGCGGGCCCGGGTTTGGGCCGCGCAACGCCACGTCTTCCAAATAGTTGGCAGTATTGGGGTGGTGTTCGTGGGGGTGCTTGAAGCCATGGCGCTGCTACTGTGGGTGCCCCGGCATGCCTTGCTGCTTCTAGCGCTGGTAGGTTTTCCAATCGGGCTGATTCTGGGGGTGTTGGAGGCGGTGGTGTTCCCGGCCTTGGTGCAGCGCTTCAAGCTGCGGACTGCCACGCTGCTCCAAGGTGTTGGGCACTTGTTGTTGCTGAGCGTCCTGTACTGCGCTTTTGTGTGGGTAGCCCACCTGCTCGATTTGCCGCAGCTCTGGATACCGCCCACGGGCAAGACCCCCGGCCCAGTGCAGAACATGCTGCGAGTGTTCATGATATACCTGTTTGCGGGTTTCGTGACGACGCTGGTGCGCCAGTTGCTGCTGCGTATGGACCGGCGGCGCCTGATGCAGCTGCTGGCAGGCCACTATCAGCAGCCCGTTACCGAAGACCGGATCTTCCTGTTTGTGGACTTGAAGGGCTCGACCCGCCTGGCGGAAACCCTCGGCAATGACCAATACAGCCGCCTGGTGCGCGACTTCTTTTCCGATGTGAGTGTGGCTATTGAGGCTACTCGGGGTGAAGTGTACCAATACGTCGGCGACGAAGTAGTGGTGACTTGGCCTTCCAAGCTGGGTTTGGCGCACGCCAACTGCCTGCACTGCTTTTTCGAGATGCAGCACCGCATTGAAGAGCGTCGGCGCCACTACTTGCGCAAGTACGGCGTAGTGCCCGAGTTCAAGGCCGGGGCCCACGGCGGGCGCGTCACAACGGTGCTGGTTGGTACGGTGCACCGCGAGCTAGTGCACCACGGCGATGTGCTCAATACCACAGCCCGTATTCAGGCGCAGTGCAACGCGCTGGGTAGCAAGTTCCTGGTTTCGGCCAGCCTGTACCAGCAGATTGGGCCGCACCCAGAATACCGTTTCACGGTGCTTGGCAGCCACGAGCTGCGGGGCAAAGCCGGCGCCACCGAACTGGTTGATGTGCAGGAGCAGGCCCGTTTCCAGCCTATTCATGCGGAAATTCAGGAGAGTAGCTGGCCGGCGGGTAATTAG
- a CDS encoding HAD family hydrolase, with the protein MPSQLELLPPFAYPTTILFDLDDTLFDHANTARATLAMSTAGMAEFQGVDLEVLYQQYSEILEEMHPQVMAGLYTHEDARRLRFQRLLAPYGLGTTASEAAHFAQKHYQHYQHLRRPVAGALPLLEALKPHYQIGVVTNNRTLEQQEKLQQLGMAHLIDALITSEDVGVLKPHPRIYHVALERLQATAAETVMVGDNWTADVVGALEVGIRPLWLNRFGGIKLLPQVEEITSLEPTADVLLSITGQQLIASTGRVVRKPSSPEA; encoded by the coding sequence ATGCCGTCCCAATTGGAGTTGTTGCCGCCCTTTGCTTACCCTACTACCATCCTCTTTGATTTGGATGACACGCTCTTCGACCACGCCAACACAGCCCGCGCAACCTTGGCTATGTCCACGGCCGGAATGGCCGAGTTTCAGGGCGTAGACTTAGAGGTGTTGTATCAGCAGTACAGCGAGATACTGGAAGAGATGCATCCGCAGGTGATGGCTGGCCTTTACACGCATGAAGACGCGCGCCGCCTACGCTTCCAACGGCTGCTGGCGCCGTACGGCCTGGGCACAACAGCTAGTGAAGCCGCCCACTTTGCGCAAAAACACTATCAACACTATCAGCACCTGCGCCGGCCAGTAGCCGGGGCTTTGCCGCTTTTAGAGGCCCTGAAACCGCACTACCAGATTGGCGTAGTCACCAACAACCGCACGTTGGAGCAACAGGAAAAGCTTCAGCAGCTGGGTATGGCGCATTTAATTGATGCACTTATCACGTCGGAAGATGTAGGCGTGCTCAAGCCTCATCCTCGCATCTACCACGTGGCCCTGGAACGGCTGCAAGCCACGGCCGCCGAAACCGTGATGGTGGGCGACAACTGGACGGCCGATGTGGTAGGCGCGCTGGAAGTAGGTATCCGGCCGCTTTGGCTGAACCGCTTCGGTGGCATCAAGCTGCTGCCCCAAGTAGAGGAAATTACCAGCTTGGAGCCTACGGCCGATGTGTTACTAAGCATAACGGGGCAGCAGCTAATAGCCTCCACCGGCCGTGTGGTGCGCAAGCCTTCTTCACCCGAGGCGTAA
- a CDS encoding metal-dependent hydrolase: MLSTQLQFLGHASFRITTPEGYVLLLDPWLTGNPYVPEPLRQPARADLVLLTHGHDDHMDSELPTLLAQTGATIVAPAPVRLYLYGQGAPPAQCEPMNVGGSINVLGLRLTMTIAHHSAHVELPGGATGFPHEGVGFVLRFSDGTVLYAAGDTALFGDMRLLADLYQPTVAILPIGDRYTMGPLEAAHAARLLRVKHIVPFHYGTFPSLVGTPDQLRAHLSPADVITVHPLLAGETLSLSDLP; the protein is encoded by the coding sequence ATGCTAAGCACACAGCTTCAGTTTCTTGGGCACGCCAGCTTCCGAATTACCACCCCCGAGGGCTACGTTTTATTGCTGGACCCCTGGCTAACCGGCAACCCTTACGTACCCGAGCCCCTACGCCAGCCTGCGCGCGCCGACCTTGTGCTGCTTACGCACGGCCACGACGACCACATGGACTCGGAACTGCCAACGCTCCTGGCTCAAACCGGCGCTACCATCGTGGCGCCCGCGCCCGTTCGGTTGTATCTGTACGGCCAGGGAGCGCCGCCCGCGCAGTGCGAACCCATGAACGTAGGTGGCAGCATCAATGTGCTTGGGCTGCGCCTGACCATGACTATCGCCCACCACAGTGCCCACGTTGAGTTACCGGGTGGCGCCACCGGGTTCCCGCACGAAGGCGTGGGATTTGTCTTACGGTTTTCTGACGGCACTGTGCTTTACGCCGCCGGCGACACAGCCCTGTTCGGCGACATGCGCCTGTTGGCCGACCTCTATCAGCCAACGGTTGCTATTCTGCCCATCGGTGACCGGTACACCATGGGGCCGCTGGAAGCTGCGCACGCGGCCCGCCTGCTGCGGGTGAAACACATAGTGCCGTTTCATTACGGCACGTTTCCTTCGTTGGTAGGCACCCCCGATCAGCTTCGCGCCCACCTTTCCCCCGCCGATGTCATTACGGTGCACCCGCTACTGGCAGGCGAAACCCTATCGTTAAGCGACTTGCCTTAG
- a CDS encoding DoxX family protein: MNDTVSRFAPHTYALLRIVIGVLFAMHGSQKLFGAPGDNPPVELASLMGVAGIIEFIGGLLIAVGFLTRPAAFISSGTMAVAYFMAHAPGGLLPIINKGEPAVIYCFVFLYIWAHGSGIWSIDSLLHRGRTVPAV, from the coding sequence ATGAACGACACCGTTTCTCGCTTCGCCCCGCACACGTATGCCCTCCTGCGCATTGTGATAGGCGTATTGTTTGCCATGCACGGTAGTCAAAAGCTGTTTGGTGCGCCCGGCGACAATCCTCCTGTGGAGCTTGCTTCCCTGATGGGGGTGGCCGGTATCATCGAATTTATTGGGGGATTGTTAATTGCAGTAGGCTTTCTGACGCGCCCGGCAGCTTTCATAAGCAGTGGTACAATGGCTGTTGCGTACTTCATGGCGCACGCACCCGGTGGCCTGCTGCCTATTATCAACAAAGGTGAGCCCGCAGTCATCTACTGCTTCGTGTTCCTGTACATCTGGGCGCATGGCTCCGGTATCTGGAGCATCGACAGCCTGCTGCACCGTGGGCGCACTGTGCCAGCCGTGTAA
- a CDS encoding ankyrin repeat domain-containing protein, with product MDFTSSRPEDLLFDAARKGNVDTLKALLAEGVDVNTQDGKGFTALIIAAYDGHIEATRLLLEAGANPNVHDASGNTALMGVSFKGYPEIAELLIEHGADLNARNGNEGTALMFATLFGRHNIVPVLLQAGADATLRDVRGLTARDLAIQQGNEVALQLLPQE from the coding sequence ATGGATTTCACTTCCTCCCGTCCCGAAGACCTACTGTTTGACGCCGCCCGCAAAGGCAATGTAGACACCCTGAAAGCATTGCTTGCTGAGGGCGTCGACGTAAACACGCAGGACGGCAAGGGCTTCACGGCCCTCATCATTGCTGCCTACGACGGCCACATTGAAGCCACCCGCTTGCTGCTCGAAGCCGGCGCCAACCCAAACGTGCACGACGCCAGCGGCAACACGGCCCTGATGGGTGTGAGCTTCAAAGGCTACCCCGAAATTGCTGAACTGCTTATCGAGCACGGGGCTGACCTCAACGCCCGCAACGGCAACGAAGGCACGGCCCTGATGTTTGCCACCCTTTTCGGGCGCCACAACATAGTGCCCGTGCTGCTGCAAGCCGGCGCTGATGCCACCCTGCGCGATGTACGCGGCCTCACGGCCCGTGACTTAGCTATTCAGCAAGGCAACGAGGTGGCGCTACAACTGCTCCCGCAAGAGTAG
- a CDS encoding FG-GAP-like repeat-containing protein, protein MKSFFLLAFISLTLPATAQTAPTVTGSSPARNAIAAPRASNVAVTFSQALSSNASTSQGALKLFSNQRDGKLTGTTAVNSNTVSFDPRFSFKPGEVVSVTTTTAIRNTAGQQLARPFVYQFTAAVAGGTGTFGGGADVMVGGGADSVIPADVDGDGDLDLLTPCFFDNAVSVRFNNGHGVYNNIGTEVPVGTGPEDLIVADLDGDGDLDIVTANYRAYSVSVRFNAGDGTYGGGSDFVVGRATYSVTTADVDGDGDLDLLAANPNSGTVSVRLNDGAGSFSGQLNVLVGTTNQSVEAADVDNDGDIDIISAALVDNEVNIRLNTGLGTYNGGSNVAVGNYPADLCTADIDNDGDLDLLTANQTGNSVSVRFNNGQGTFSGGTDIPVGAYTSGLALGDIDGDGDLDLLTANLQSPQLSVQLNSGTGVFSAAPNVQIGNSPNSVALDDIDNDGDLDLLTTTGNRVVTRFNGGSGPALATTPTLLQLFGVAYPNPAHARTMVQVSAVAGATQAKFTLTDALGRMVYTSTAPLPTSGLSQELDLTGLAPGLYALRVQAGPTYTVRQLVVE, encoded by the coding sequence ATGAAAAGCTTCTTTTTACTCGCCTTTATTAGCCTTACTCTGCCTGCCACTGCACAGACGGCTCCCACTGTAACTGGAAGTTCACCTGCCCGCAATGCTATTGCTGCGCCGCGTGCCTCAAATGTTGCCGTTACATTCTCACAAGCGTTAAGTAGCAATGCCTCTACTAGCCAAGGGGCACTTAAGCTATTTAGTAACCAGCGAGATGGTAAGCTGACTGGTACTACGGCTGTGAATAGTAATACTGTGTCATTTGATCCCAGGTTCAGCTTCAAACCAGGGGAAGTGGTGAGCGTAACGACAACGACAGCCATTCGGAACACAGCAGGACAGCAACTAGCACGGCCCTTTGTGTATCAGTTCACAGCTGCGGTGGCCGGCGGCACGGGTACGTTTGGCGGGGGAGCCGATGTAATGGTTGGAGGTGGGGCGGATTCTGTAATCCCAGCCGACGTGGATGGCGATGGTGACTTAGATCTGCTTACCCCATGCTTTTTCGACAATGCAGTGAGCGTTCGGTTTAACAACGGGCATGGTGTATACAATAACATAGGAACAGAAGTACCAGTCGGAACCGGACCGGAAGATTTAATAGTAGCAGACTTAGACGGCGACGGCGACTTGGATATAGTGACAGCTAATTACCGTGCTTACAGCGTTAGCGTCCGCTTCAATGCAGGGGATGGCACTTATGGCGGAGGCTCTGATTTTGTGGTAGGGCGGGCTACCTATAGCGTAACAACAGCAGACGTAGACGGTGACGGCGACCTAGACCTGCTAGCGGCTAATCCTAATAGTGGTACAGTTAGTGTCCGGCTCAATGATGGAGCTGGGTCGTTCAGTGGTCAATTGAATGTGTTGGTGGGAACTACCAACCAAAGTGTGGAGGCAGCAGATGTGGACAACGACGGCGACATAGATATTATATCGGCTGCTCTTGTAGATAACGAGGTTAATATTCGTTTGAACACTGGCCTAGGAACGTATAATGGAGGATCCAACGTAGCAGTAGGGAATTATCCCGCTGATCTTTGCACAGCAGATATAGACAATGATGGTGACTTGGACCTACTCACTGCCAACCAAACAGGTAACTCAGTTAGTGTACGGTTTAATAATGGGCAAGGGACGTTCAGTGGCGGCACCGATATTCCAGTGGGCGCCTACACGTCAGGCTTAGCTTTAGGTGATATAGATGGGGACGGCGACTTAGACCTGCTCACGGCAAACCTACAGAGTCCACAACTAAGTGTGCAGCTCAACAGCGGCACCGGTGTTTTCAGTGCTGCTCCTAACGTTCAAATTGGAAATAGCCCTAATAGCGTAGCTCTTGACGACATAGACAATGACGGTGACTTAGACTTGCTAACAACCACCGGTAACCGGGTCGTTACGCGCTTCAATGGGGGTAGCGGTCCGGCACTAGCTACCACTCCCACGTTGCTTCAATTGTTTGGAGTAGCCTATCCTAACCCTGCCCACGCTCGCACTATGGTTCAGGTATCTGCAGTTGCTGGTGCAACTCAAGCTAAGTTTACCTTAACAGATGCACTGGGGCGAATGGTCTATACCAGCACTGCACCGCTACCAACTAGCGGCCTAAGCCAAGAATTAGATTTAACTGGCTTGGCTCCAGGCTTATACGCGCTACGTGTGCAAGCCGGCCCAACCTATACAGTACGACAATTAGTGGTCGAGTAG
- a CDS encoding SDR family NAD(P)-dependent oxidoreductase → MDLQLTNKVALVTGSTAGIGLAIARRLTAEGAEVILTGRTEARLQEAQATILAETPGATVRGVAVDFSRSEQVDYLLIQVPTVDILINNVGIFEPKPFAEIPDADWLKFFEVNVLSGVRLSRQYFPLMLQKDWGRILFISSESALQIPEEMIHYGTTKTAQLAVARGLAELTKGTNVTVNSVLPGPTASEGVEDFLQKMSAEGKSKEEAEREFFQNARPSSLLQRFATTDEVANMVVYLASPLASATNGSSVRVDGGTVRSI, encoded by the coding sequence ATGGATTTGCAACTCACCAATAAAGTAGCATTAGTCACGGGCTCCACGGCCGGCATCGGGTTGGCTATTGCGCGCCGCTTGACCGCCGAAGGAGCCGAAGTTATCCTTACGGGCCGCACCGAAGCCCGCTTGCAGGAAGCCCAAGCCACTATTCTGGCCGAAACGCCCGGCGCCACCGTGCGCGGCGTAGCCGTTGACTTCAGCCGGTCTGAGCAAGTGGATTATCTGCTGATTCAAGTGCCCACTGTGGATATCCTTATCAACAACGTGGGCATTTTCGAGCCGAAGCCCTTCGCTGAAATTCCGGATGCAGACTGGCTGAAATTCTTCGAGGTGAACGTGCTGAGCGGCGTACGGCTTTCGCGGCAGTACTTCCCGCTGATGCTACAAAAGGATTGGGGCCGCATCCTGTTCATCTCCAGCGAATCGGCCCTCCAGATTCCCGAGGAAATGATTCACTACGGTACCACCAAAACGGCTCAACTGGCGGTAGCCCGTGGCTTGGCTGAGCTTACGAAGGGCACCAACGTCACCGTCAATTCGGTGCTGCCAGGCCCCACGGCCTCGGAAGGAGTCGAGGACTTTCTGCAAAAAATGTCAGCTGAAGGCAAAAGCAAAGAGGAAGCCGAGCGAGAGTTTTTCCAGAATGCCCGGCCTTCTTCCCTGCTCCAGCGCTTTGCCACCACCGACGAAGTAGCCAACATGGTGGTGTACCTCGCCAGCCCCCTGGCCTCCGCTACCAACGGCTCGTCTGTGCGGGTGGATGGTGGCACGGTGCGTAGTATTTAA
- a CDS encoding J domain-containing protein: protein MQNYYYVLGVANTASVAEIERAYRQLHARIYRRAIVDPALNERLQTAYAGYQILADPRRRWAYDRLMQQEPESFAPPKRPPDPTKVLLAQAAPKARWVNWGLLAFCLLLALDWALPLREYPHELVLARAIVSIGSSVSNPQMAYDISTPHTKFRLPSAIAHRAREGQRVTVWRTPLLRVVRKVSSPTSPDGPAPFEPYGGGIYSGPLALLPMVLLGVAVVGVLPKRPAELRVNTAVVGMLLWIVAVVLLILY, encoded by the coding sequence ATGCAGAATTATTACTATGTCTTGGGGGTCGCGAATACGGCGTCCGTTGCTGAAATTGAGCGGGCATATCGGCAGTTGCACGCCCGTATCTACCGGCGCGCTATCGTGGATCCGGCACTAAACGAACGGCTTCAAACAGCGTACGCTGGCTATCAAATCCTGGCCGATCCGCGGCGGCGCTGGGCATACGACCGGCTGATGCAGCAGGAACCCGAGTCGTTTGCGCCTCCCAAGCGTCCGCCAGACCCAACCAAAGTGCTACTGGCGCAAGCCGCTCCCAAGGCCCGGTGGGTGAACTGGGGCTTGCTTGCGTTTTGTCTGCTGTTGGCGCTCGACTGGGCTTTGCCTCTGCGTGAGTACCCGCATGAACTCGTACTTGCCCGGGCCATAGTGTCAATAGGCTCTTCAGTGTCCAACCCCCAAATGGCTTACGATATCAGCACGCCGCACACCAAATTCCGGCTGCCGAGCGCCATTGCGCACCGGGCCCGCGAAGGCCAACGGGTAACGGTATGGCGCACGCCCTTGCTGCGCGTAGTGCGTAAAGTCAGTTCTCCCACCTCGCCCGACGGCCCTGCTCCGTTCGAGCCGTATGGTGGGGGCATCTACAGCGGACCGTTGGCCCTGCTGCCCATGGTGCTGCTAGGCGTGGCCGTGGTAGGGGTGCTGCCGAAGCGGCCAGCGGAATTGCGCGTGAACACAGCCGTGGTTGGTATGCTGCTGTGGATAGTGGCCGTGGTGCTGCTGATACTGTACTAA
- a CDS encoding serine aminopeptidase domain-containing protein, whose product MVLLGSACASTPQLTQLSTPSSPKATAPFSGITTDSLRLQDPTRKRLVPVVTYAPAIPQTHQPRLKVALLNHGYGGKNTDYSFIARNLVAHHYFVASIQHELPGDEPIANTGNLLETRKPHWQRGVENMHFVLTELRRRQPGLDYRHLLLVGHSNGGDMVMLFAAEHPAQVQRVVSLDNRRMPLPRTRRPRVLSLRSSDQLPDSGVLPSPAEQAKLGTQIVWLPATRHNDMWDGATPAQQQEMNAYISRFLEK is encoded by the coding sequence ATGGTCCTGCTTGGAAGTGCTTGCGCCTCCACTCCTCAGTTGACGCAACTTTCCACCCCTTCCAGCCCAAAAGCCACAGCTCCATTCAGCGGTATCACAACCGACAGCCTACGGTTACAGGACCCTACCCGCAAACGTTTAGTTCCGGTAGTGACGTATGCGCCAGCCATTCCCCAAACCCATCAGCCGCGCCTTAAGGTAGCCTTGCTCAACCATGGGTACGGCGGCAAAAACACCGACTATTCTTTTATAGCCCGCAACTTGGTGGCGCACCACTACTTTGTGGCCAGCATTCAGCACGAGTTGCCCGGTGACGAACCCATAGCCAACACCGGCAACCTACTGGAAACGCGCAAACCACATTGGCAGCGTGGCGTTGAAAACATGCATTTTGTGCTAACGGAGCTACGACGCCGGCAGCCAGGGCTAGACTACCGTCACTTGCTGCTGGTAGGCCATTCCAACGGCGGCGACATGGTGATGCTCTTCGCGGCCGAGCACCCAGCCCAGGTGCAGCGGGTGGTGTCGTTGGATAACCGCCGGATGCCGTTGCCACGGACGCGGCGGCCACGGGTACTCTCTCTACGGTCCAGCGACCAGCTACCCGACAGCGGCGTGCTTCCTTCCCCAGCAGAGCAAGCGAAGCTAGGAACGCAAATCGTTTGGCTGCCGGCTACCCGGCACAACGATATGTGGGACGGCGCCACTCCCGCCCAGCAGCAGGAAATGAACGCCTACATTTCGCGCTTCTTGGAAAAGTAG
- a CDS encoding geranylgeranyl reductase family protein, which produces MPVTNEYDVVIVGAGPAGTACALALRHSGLRVALIDKARFPRDKICGDAIPSPTLKHLARLDPTYSTQLRALLAAHQAPTTHSRLLAPSGEELRINWHNPAFNSPRLHFDAALLTLVRQHTATTVLEDYAIRSVRTDAEGVTLVPTRTSQPPLRAALVIGCDGAHSVVARALSPHVPLDRAYHCAAVRAYYKGVADAPENTSDFYFLRAYRAGYCWVFPVGGGVYNVGFGVLSEEITARRLNLKQELSELLATHPHLAPRFAGAVALSSITGFGLPLGGSARPVHGPRLLLCGDAAALIDPLQGHGIDKAVQSGILAAAQVGRCFNAQRFDAEYLADYARQVSQHISRELAQRYRLMRFLAGKAWVVNLVVRAARWPWLRRQLIRAIG; this is translated from the coding sequence GTGCCTGTTACCAATGAATACGACGTTGTTATTGTGGGCGCCGGGCCAGCGGGCACGGCCTGTGCGTTGGCGTTGCGCCACAGTGGCCTACGAGTAGCCTTGATTGATAAAGCTCGTTTTCCGCGCGACAAAATCTGCGGCGACGCTATTCCGAGCCCTACGCTCAAGCACCTTGCCCGCCTCGACCCCACGTATAGCACACAGCTACGAGCGTTGCTGGCGGCGCACCAAGCTCCTACCACGCACAGCCGCTTGCTGGCCCCAAGCGGTGAGGAACTGCGTATCAACTGGCACAATCCGGCGTTCAATAGCCCGCGGCTGCATTTTGATGCCGCCTTGCTGACCCTAGTACGCCAACACACCGCTACCACCGTGCTGGAAGACTACGCCATTCGTAGCGTGCGCACCGACGCGGAGGGCGTCACGCTCGTGCCCACGCGCACCAGCCAGCCGCCGCTTCGGGCGGCCTTGGTTATTGGCTGCGACGGGGCGCATTCGGTGGTAGCTCGGGCGCTGTCGCCGCATGTTCCGCTCGATAGAGCCTACCATTGTGCCGCCGTGCGCGCCTACTACAAAGGCGTGGCCGATGCGCCCGAAAACACTTCCGATTTCTATTTCTTGCGTGCATACCGTGCCGGCTACTGCTGGGTGTTCCCGGTTGGGGGCGGCGTATACAACGTTGGGTTTGGCGTACTGTCCGAAGAAATAACCGCCCGCCGACTCAACCTAAAACAAGAGCTGAGCGAGTTGCTGGCCACCCATCCGCACTTGGCGCCGCGCTTCGCCGGGGCAGTGGCGTTGTCTTCCATTACGGGGTTCGGCCTGCCGCTGGGAGGTAGCGCCCGGCCGGTGCACGGCCCCCGCCTATTGCTGTGTGGCGACGCCGCCGCTTTGATTGACCCACTCCAGGGCCACGGTATTGATAAGGCCGTGCAAAGCGGCATCCTGGCCGCCGCCCAAGTGGGACGGTGTTTCAACGCCCAGCGCTTCGATGCCGAGTATCTGGCGGACTACGCTCGGCAGGTAAGCCAACATATAAGCCGGGAACTAGCCCAGCGCTACCGCCTAATGCGTTTTCTGGCCGGCAAAGCGTGGGTAGTGAACCTAGTAGTGCGGGCAGCACGCTGGCCCTGGCTGCGTCGGCAACTGATACGGGCCATAGGGTAG
- a CDS encoding DUF2461 domain-containing protein: MNTPLLFDFLTELREHNDRDWFQARKATYDQLRLEFEAAVGRWLKQLATHDSTLVGLEPKKCIFRIYRDVRFSRDKRPYKTHFSAYFSGGGKSGNGPGYYVQLGPNGQTLLAGGLYEPEKEQLARIRQEIDYNGDALHRLLQAPGFRKYFTEVGGDKLKKAPTGYPVDHPEIELLKYKSFVVSHQVPDATARHLDLDTYVPAAFRAMQPFCEYLQEAIEG; the protein is encoded by the coding sequence ATGAATACGCCTTTGCTCTTCGATTTCCTTACCGAACTCCGTGAGCACAACGACCGAGACTGGTTTCAGGCTCGCAAAGCCACCTACGACCAGCTACGACTAGAGTTTGAAGCCGCGGTTGGGCGCTGGCTGAAGCAACTAGCCACTCACGATTCCACTCTGGTGGGGCTAGAACCCAAGAAGTGCATCTTCCGCATCTACCGCGACGTGCGCTTCTCGCGCGACAAGCGGCCCTACAAAACCCATTTCAGTGCTTACTTTTCTGGCGGCGGTAAGTCTGGTAACGGGCCCGGCTACTATGTGCAGCTAGGGCCCAACGGCCAGACCTTGCTGGCCGGGGGGCTGTATGAGCCCGAAAAAGAGCAGCTGGCGCGTATCCGCCAGGAAATCGACTACAACGGAGATGCGCTCCACCGCCTGCTGCAAGCCCCCGGGTTTCGGAAATACTTCACCGAAGTGGGGGGCGACAAGCTAAAAAAAGCCCCTACCGGGTATCCCGTCGACCACCCCGAAATCGAGCTGCTGAAGTATAAAAGCTTCGTGGTAAGCCATCAGGTGCCAGATGCCACGGCACGGCACCTCGACCTCGATACGTACGTGCCCGCTGCTTTTCGCGCCATGCAGCCTTTCTGTGAGTACTTGCAGGAGGCTATTGAAGGATAA
- a CDS encoding DUF4174 domain-containing protein: MVEAQSGGTAPSLAKLMKTSRWQKRVLLVCAPSPDDASLLRQRQLLAPARADLQARDLLVHEVVFSQLSSADKNYLSENIRVPATTFTVVLIGKDGGPKRRETEPVAPASLFSTIDVMPMRQQEMRKSKP, translated from the coding sequence ATGGTAGAAGCACAATCTGGCGGTACTGCCCCCTCGTTGGCGAAGCTGATGAAAACCAGCCGCTGGCAGAAACGCGTGTTGCTAGTCTGTGCGCCTAGTCCCGACGACGCTTCGCTGTTGCGCCAACGGCAGTTGTTAGCGCCCGCGCGTGCCGACCTTCAGGCCCGCGACCTGCTGGTGCATGAGGTGGTGTTCAGCCAGCTTTCCAGTGCCGACAAGAACTATCTGTCGGAAAACATTCGGGTGCCAGCTACCACGTTTACGGTGGTGCTCATTGGGAAGGACGGCGGCCCCAAGCGCCGCGAAACCGAGCCCGTGGCCCCAGCTTCTTTGTTTTCAACGATTGATGTAATGCCGATGCGGCAGCAGGAAATGCGCAAAAGTAAGCCGTAG